A genomic window from Myxococcales bacterium includes:
- a CDS encoding alpha/beta hydrolase, with protein sequence MAPKLVGSWAAARFFSPARRRRPAWEAAVLASGRRGAVRAPEGSLPTWTWGAGPSVVLVHGWEGRGSQLGAVVDTLVAGGRSVVAFDAPGHGDAPGRTASVIELARALTLVATQTPDVEAIVAHSLGAAATMVALARADLARKAVFVAPPLAAAPWADGFARRVGLPERVERAFRRGLVERLGVPVETIDARVLRPLGAVDLLVVHDATDREVPVELGREVASAWGGRLVETRGLGHRRILRSPRLADEVVAFLSGRAPEGPQAELEGELFHRERRWDGLH encoded by the coding sequence ATGGCACCCAAACTCGTGGGCTCCTGGGCGGCAGCGAGGTTCTTCTCGCCGGCGCGCCGGCGGCGGCCCGCGTGGGAGGCCGCCGTCCTCGCGAGTGGGCGGCGGGGCGCCGTGCGCGCGCCGGAGGGCTCGCTGCCGACCTGGACCTGGGGCGCAGGGCCGAGCGTGGTGCTCGTGCACGGCTGGGAGGGTCGTGGCAGCCAGCTCGGCGCGGTGGTCGACACGCTCGTCGCCGGGGGGCGCTCGGTCGTCGCGTTCGACGCGCCGGGCCACGGCGACGCCCCGGGTCGCACCGCGTCGGTCATCGAGCTCGCGCGCGCCCTCACGCTCGTCGCGACGCAGACGCCGGACGTCGAGGCGATCGTCGCGCACTCTCTGGGCGCGGCGGCCACGATGGTCGCGCTCGCCCGCGCCGACCTGGCTCGGAAGGCCGTGTTCGTCGCGCCACCTCTCGCCGCGGCGCCTTGGGCCGACGGATTCGCGAGGCGCGTCGGCCTGCCCGAGCGCGTGGAGCGCGCGTTCCGGCGTGGCCTCGTGGAGCGCCTCGGCGTGCCCGTCGAGACCATCGACGCGCGCGTGCTGCGGCCTCTCGGCGCCGTCGACCTGCTCGTCGTCCACGACGCCACCGACCGCGAGGTGCCCGTGGAGCTCGGTCGCGAGGTGGCCTCCGCCTGGGGCGGCCGGCTCGTGGAGACGCGAGGTCTCGGGCACCGCCGGATCCTCCGCAGCCCGCGCCTCGCCGACGAGGTCGTGGCCTTCCTCTCCGGGCGAGCGCCAGAGGGGCCGCAGGCCGAGCTCGAGGGAGAGCTCTTCCACCGCGAGCGCCGCTGGGACGGTCTGCACTGA